The sequence TGTTCGAGCAAAATCATCGAAATACTTTCGACGAACATCTTCAACTGCCTTTTGTTCGTTTCCTTCGTGTCTCTCTAAACAATTCCAGAAAAGTTGTCCTGTCTCCCAATCTTCAATCATCAGATTACTTTCTTTGCCAGAACTATCTCTGAATCGATATTTGAACGTATATGGTAGCTTCCGTACTATCTGAAATTCTTTCTCTAAGTCTTCTTCCTCATCGAGGAAAAGTTTTAATTGTTTTCTCCTTCCTTGAATTTGCTGAAATTTTCTCATATCCCACTCTCTGTCAGTTGGCTCAGCATAGAAGTCAAGGATTTCTGTAGGTTTGAAAGTAGCTAGTGATGTGTAGAGTTGTGGATTCTTTGCCTCTGCAATCAGCTCAGCAAGGTTGTCGTAGACCTTTTTCAGACAGATACGCCTACGCTCCTCCCAAAAACGCTTCGTATCGATATGGCCGACAACTTCTATTTTTGATCCTGGTACTGGTCGATAGCTCTCTGGACGAAAATCTCGTTCGTTTCTTTCCAAATCAATGGTGATCCAGTCATACTTTTTGTACCGTTCGTCGTAGGTTTTTTTACGGAAAGGAATTGGATAAATCCTTACCCATGAACCGTCCTCACGAAATCCGGCAGTACAAACGAGTTCATCGTATCTGACCGAAATGGTGGGATACGTTTTAACGGTGATGAGCACTTTCATGCGCATGACGATCCCCTCAGAGATGTTCTACATCGTACGTAAAACCTGGTAACTTGCTGATGGCCTCAGCTAGATGGCGGCGGTGACAGCGTTGGCTCTCAGCTTCAAAGCATGTAAGGGCAATCCGCCTGTATTGCTGGAGCAGGTACAGGATTTCGCGCTGCGTTGGGAGTGTGGTCGGCAATATCGTGCGTCGATATGCAGCAAATAGATCGTCGTAATCATCTTGTGCCTTTAAGCCTTTCCGCAATGCAGGGATGATACCGACTTCTGGAAAGTGGCGGTATTCAATGTCAACATGTTTGCATATTCGTTCTAACTGACGCTTACTAAATCCCGGTTTCATACTCACCGGATTGTTCCGCACATCTACCAACAGATTGATACCATTCCTGATCAAGATATTGAGATAATGCTCGAGCGAGCGTCCTTCATAGCCAATGGTAAATAATACGGTACGCTGTTCCACATGCCTGTACTGTTCTATTCGTTGTTGAGCTTCCTTCCCCAAAACATCGTTGAGCAGTTTGCTGCGGCTCGCATAGTATGGATACTGCTCATACAGCTCTCGCAGCAACTCATTTCTCGATTTCTTTCGGTATTTCGACCAGAGTGTCTGTATCATCCGGGCATCACGAGGATGAAGACCTTGCAGGTAATCCTGTTTTTCCAAAAGGGTGATCGTATACTCATCTTCCTGTAACAACGCTTTGTCACACAACGCATTGATATCCCACTGTACGGTGAATGAATAGCTGCCGTAGTGGTAAGGAATAAATTCGTAGACCGGTTTTTCTTGGTGCTGACCAAGCAAGAAAAGCATTTTTTGCAGATACAGCTTGTCGATTGTGCCACCAAAGATGTCGATGAACGCTAAAAGAATTTTGCGGCGGTACAGCATGCCGTTCATGTGATAGATACCTTTGTTGAGAGGCGAGCATATCCGTGTCAAAAGATGATGTGGATTGGTAGAACGTTTTTTCTATTATATCACATTCGCTATCTGTGTTCCAGATACGTCTGTACCAGATAGAGCTGTTCACCGTTTTCACCCTCCGGAGCAGAGGTGCGAAGAGATGAGAGCGGAACGCGAAACGAGCGTAGCAGCGTGAAGAAGATGCGGGTTTCTCTCCATATCCCGTAGTGCGTGTAAAGGCACACGGCTTTCCGTTCTGACCGTGCGCTGCCCACCACTGTTTGTCTCGCCGATGATATCTGTCCCTGCCTTGCCGGGGCGGGTTCTCAACCCGCCCGCTGAAATGTCCGTCTCCAGCATTCCTAGCCGACGCGGGCCAGCGGCCCGCGCACCCAGGGAACCCATAGGGGTCGGCGATAGGATCGCGGGTGAACGATGGTCATTGGTGAATATGACCAAAACCTGCTAACTCTGAAAGGCCCTACGCACCAGATAGAGCTGTTCACCGTTTTCACCCTGCCGAGCAGAGGTGCGGAGAGATGAGAGCGGAACGCGAAACGTGCACCGCAACGTGCGTAGCAGTGGCAGTGTTCTGTTCCAACCGTGGTCTGTGGCCAGGCTCTTTGTGGGGAAGCCGATAGTATCCGGCAACGCACGGTAGGGGCGGGTTCCAAACCCGCCCCCGATGATGTGCTCATCCGCGAGCCAATGTCTTCCCCTTGCTCACCACACCACGAAGGCGGGCAGCTCGTGTATCTGGACGACTGCGTGGGTGCGGAGTCATCGGCAGCGAGGTAATGGGTGTCGGTGCTGCTCTGTAAGTGAACCGTATCGAACGTAATCCGACAGCCTTCCATCTGTTCATAAGCGTGCGGATTTTTTCAGACGCTCTCACTTCTCTTTCTGTTGTGCTACAGTATCTATGTACCCGTCTTCTATCAGGAGTTTCCTATGCTGCTCGAAGAGTCAACTGCTGCGATAGCCGCTGCATTTCAGGGGCCTGATCAGGTTCGTCCGTTGTACGATTCGTATGGATTTGCTCAGATTCCATCGACGATTGCGCATCTTCTGACCGGCGCTGCTACCGAACCACCGCCGATACCTGTCTCTCATACATTTCCATCACGACCTGCAACGGTGGTGCTCCTGATGCTCGATTCATTCGGCTGGCATTTCTTTAGCCGCTATCTCGAACAGATCTCCTTCTTGCGCCGCTTTCTTACTGACGGTCAGATTTGTCAGTTGACAACGGCATTTCCTTCTTCCACTGCGGTGCACGTGACCTTGCTGCATACCGGTCTGGCAGCCGATCAGAGCGGGATTTATGAATGGCATATCTTTGACCCTCATCTTCAGGCGGTCATTGGTTCGTTACTCTTCTCACCCTATTTCGAGCGTCAGGCCGATGGTCTGGTTGCGTATGGGGTCGATCCGAGCCAGGTATACCCTGCGGCGAGCTTCTACCGCCAGTTAAAGATGGCAGCGGTTGATAGTGTTGTACTTTTGCCAACGGTGCTTGCCCATTCGGTGTATACCCGTACCTTGTGCCATGGTGCGTTGGTTGTACCGTTTCAGCATATTGCTGATGCAGCGGGACGTTTGCACACGTTGTTTGAGCGTCAGGTGAATCCAACCTTCTATCACGTATACATCGATGCTGTTGATGTTGCGATGCACCGGTACGGTCCTGAATCTGCCCAGGTTCATGCCGAAATTGTGACCACCCTTGATCAGCTTGAGCAGCATCTTTTGCCGGTGTTAAAGTCAGCACCAAAACCGGCAGTGCTGTTCGTCACTGCTGATCATGGGCAGGTTGCGGTTGATCCGCAGCAGGTCATCATGCTCAATCGTTTGTGGCCTGACCTAGAACGCTTTTTCCGTCAGGGGGGAGATCGGCGTCCTTTACCTCCTTCCGGTTCGCCGCGGGTGACGGTGCTCCATGTACAACCAGCAGTTGTTGGTGAGGTTCAGATAAACTTGCAGCGCCTGCTCGGTGAACGTGCAACGGTTGTGACCGGCGCTGAGTTGATGGCAGCCGGCTATTTTGGGCCAAAGCCTGGCGAGCGGCTAGCGTCACGGTTGGGTGAGCTGGTCATTCTACCTGCGCCTGGTGAAGCAGTTATTTGGGAATATCCACATAGTCGGTCATTCGAGTATCGTGGTTTGCACGGTGGATTAACCTCAATTGAGATGTTGACAGAGCTGGCATGGTTGGTTGTTTGAGAGCTGATCGGTGTATATCGTGGGTTGGTAGAGCATCATCGTGTGTCATGTGATAAGATAGACGCAAGACACTTATACGAGAGCGGAGGCTAATTTGTGTCCGAGACTGAACCATCAGTGCCAAATCCCCGCCTGAGTCGTGATACGTGGTTGTTGATCGGTGCGCTTGCTTTGCTCGGGCTAGGAGTCGCACTTACCTTTTTCTTTTCGCCCGGCAGCAACATTAATGTGCCTTCACCGACGGGTTCTCCGTTGGCTCGTCCACCGACGCGGGGCGCTGCATATCCCGAAGCAACGATGCCGGCTGGCGCAGTAGTACCAACAACTCCGGCATACCCGGCGGCAACGACGCCAATGCCAACAATTGATGTGGCTCAAACTCAGACCAGTCTTGTGCTGGAAACCACAGCTCTGGCTGCGACTATGCAGGCCGAGGCTACGCAGACCGAAACCGCTGTCCCGGCGTATCCAGTACCAGAAGGCACGCCACCGACACCGCCAACGATTATTCCAACCGCAACTCTGCCTCCACCAACGATCCCGTCACTGCCAACTGCGCCACCACCGCCAACACTCCCACCGCCCCCCACCCCAACGAGCGCCGATCTCATCATTGATGACAGCCCAACCAATCCGCCGCCGCCAACCGCGACTCCGTTGCCGACTTCGACACCCCTGCCAACACCGGTACCGGCGCTGGTATTACGTGGCAGCACGCGCTGGACGAGTGATCAGGGGCCAATCGTGCTCAACCGAGATGTACAACTGCCGCCCGGCAGCGAGTTGATCATTGAATCAGGCGTAGAGGTACGTCTGGCGCCGGGAGTCTCGATTTATGTTGATGGTGGTCGGTTAATTGCTCTCGGCCAACCTGGCCGTCCGGTACGTTTTATTGGTGCTACCGGCGCCCGCTGGAGTGGTATCTATGGCCGTCCCGGCGGTTTTGTTGCGCTTGAGCACACTGAAATTCGTGGTGGCGGCCTGGGTGGAACAGTACTGGTAAGTGAAGAAGGTGGACTGGTGGTACGTTTTAGCAGGATTACCGATAACGGTGGCGGAGTCCTGGTGGTCGATTCGCGACTCGAACTGGTGCAGAGCGAAATTGCCGGTAATGATGTGCCCTTTGGAGCTGCATTTGAGGCGGCGTACAGCCGTGGCAACAGCGTAATGCTCGTCGGGAACCGAATTGGCGGTAATCGTCTCAGTGCTGGTGCGCCGATGGTGCGGATCGCGAATCAGAATGCACGCGAAACCCTTAATCTCACAATAGAAGGGAATCTCTTCCGTGATGGTGGTGTGAACGTACAGCTCACAACTAACGGTATGTTACAGGGTACCTTAATCTGCAATGCCCTGATCGGAGGTGATTTGGGTTTGAGCCTACGTAGTGAAACCGTACAGGTCAGGCCCGAAGGTGGTTTTCTGATGCCATTGCGGATCGAGCAAAATCTGTTTGAAGGCCACACGCCGGTGATTCGACCAACGTACCTTACGTATGGGATCGGTCGCGGGGCTGCTAGTGAGATTGCACTTGATATGCGCAATAACTGGTGGGGGCACGCTTCTGGCCCATATGAACCTGATGTTAATCCGCAGGGTATTGGTGATGCTGTGGGTAGTAATATCTCCTTTGCGCCCTGGTTGACGGGGCGACCAGCCTGTGTGCCAGCGCCGTAGGATGGGGGGGATAGGTGATAGAAGTGAGTAGGGGGCCTGGGGAAGTGATCAGTTCCAACCGCAGCCTCCAACAAGGTGTGTTTGCGCACCCAGATTGGGTGTTCCAGCCGCGACTTTTACCACGCGGGTCGGCGGCCCGCGCACCCAGCGCAGCGTGCGTTGCGGTGCAATGGCGCGGCGCGTGATGCTTGTACTACGCGGGCCGGTGGCCCGCGCACCCAGCGCAGTGTGCGTTGCGGTGCAATGGCGCGTGATGCTTGCACTACGCGGGCCGGTGGCCCGCGCACCCTGTGCAGCGTGCGTTGCGGTGAAATAGCGTGTGATGCTCGTACTACGCGGGCCGGAGGCCCACGCACCTAGTGCTTAGATGAGGAGGTTTGCTTGATACGTTCATTCTTTTGGTTATTTATCCTGCTAATTCTGGTGGCATGTACTTCATCAGTACCGACGACCGAATCGCCGTCGCCGTTACGCACTACAACTCCTTCTCCGTCAGCAGCGATCATTGTTGAACCAACCAGTACGACAGCCTCAACGATCACGCCAACTTCTCCCGTTGCAGTAGCCGCAACTCCAACGCCAATACCGGCCGTAACCTATCGGGGAGCGCTGGTTGGTCGTGATGCGAATGGCGCCTTCACCCTCGGCGATCCGGCAGCGCCGCTTACCCTTATCGATTATTCAGACTTTCTCTGAACAGCGTGCCGCCGTCACGTGTTGACGGTCGAACCAATATTGATTGAACGTTACGTCGTTACCGGCAAGATTTTGTACATCTTCCGTCCGGTACTCAACCACGGCGTTGCTTCGCTCGTGACTACTGCGGCGGCGTTTTGTGCCGGCGAACAAGATGCTTTCTGGCCGATGCATGAATTACTCTTTGCACGGCAGAGTGAGGTGGCGGCAACTCGCGACACCGATTTACCGAACCTAATGAGCAGGTACGCGGCTGAATTAGGCCTTACTGTCACGACGTTTACCACGTGTTTGGAAGGGGGAGCTACCCAGCAATTGGCAGAAAATCTCGACGCCGAGCAGCGACAGCGTGGTATTCGCGTGCAACCGGTTTTCGAGATAGGCGAGATTCGGCTGATCGGCTTGCAACCGTTTGAACGATTTGCCGAAATTATTGAACGGCAACCATAGCCTGCGTAGTGCAAGGTTATAGTTGACGTAATTGTGGTGCGTGCCATTCTACACTCAACACCAGGAGCCATCCGATGAAGGCACTGCCAGCGACGACCATCGGCACATTGCCGACCAGCTCAGCAACACTTCCAGCCAACATCCCACCCAACGGACTCACCCCCATAAGCGAGAGGGTAAATACACTCATCACCCGTCCGCGTAGATCATCGGGTACGATTAGTTGAATAAGGGTATTGGTAAGCGCCATGGTGGTAACGCCGGCCCAACCACACAGTCCAATCAGCAGTAGAGCAAGCGGTACAATTCGGGTTTGAGTAAAACTGATCAGGAGGGGTGCGTACAGCAGGGCTGCAACTGTTAAAAGTTTCCCACGCGGTGAGTTATCGCCGAGCTGAGCAAGGATGAGTGCGGCGAGCAGGGAACCACATCCACTAGAGGCCGACAACCAGCCCAAACCGGCAGCACCGATATGTAAAACATCGCGTGCAAAGACCGGTAAGAGCGGAATATGGACGAAATAGAAAAAACTTACTGCACCGGCGCGCAGTAAGAGGGCGCGGATATTAGGTTCATGGATAATGTAGTGTAGCCCTGCGCGCACTGTATTGCCGTGCCGTGCAGCGGTTGATCGCTGCGTGTCGAGGTGCATCAGCGATAGACTGGTCAACACCGCGCCAAAACTAAGCGCATTGAACAAAAAAGCCGGCCCTTCCCCAATCCAGGCCACGACAATCCCAGCAACCGCTGGTCCGATAGTACGTGCACCGTTGAAGATGGAAGAGTTAAGTGCAATCGCATTTAACAAGTCTTCGCGTCCCACCATCTCGACGGTAAATGCCTGACGGGCCGGTGCATCAAACGCATTAACGATACCTAACAAAAGCGCAAGGATCAGAACATGGGTAATATGCACGGTACCACTGAGGGTCAGGCCAGCCAGCGTAGCCGCCAGCAGCATTGCCGTAGATTGGGTAATCAGCAAAATCCGACGTTTGGGAAAGCGATCGGCAATCGTACCGGCAAAGAGGGAAAACAACAATACCGGCAACGAATTGGCTGCCGCCACCAATCCAAGGAGAAAGGGTGAATCGGTCAATCGCAGGACAAGCCAGCCCTGTGCTACGCTCTGCATCCATGTGCCGGTCAGCGAAATCAGTTGCCCATAGAAAAATAGGCGATAATTGCGGTGACGAAGTGCGCGAAACATCGCCGAACGGCGCATTGTCGCACGGGCTTGAATTGATCTCATAATCAGTCGGTGTTTTCCTGATCCTGATGCGTGAGCAACGCCTCGTATAGATGCTGCATTGCCCGATGAAAGGCCGCCAGTTCTTCAGCCGACAAATAACTCAGCCGCTGCTCAACTAGACGGCGATGACGTGGCCGTAGTTCATCGATCAGTGCTTTCCCGGCCGGAGTCAGTTGGACGAGTGTGACTCGACGGTCTCGCGGATCGGTGGCTCGCCGCACCAGACCACGACGTTCTAA comes from Chloroflexus sp. Y-396-1 and encodes:
- a CDS encoding DUF488 domain-containing protein; the protein is MNGMLYRRKILLAFIDIFGGTIDKLYLQKMLFLLGQHQEKPVYEFIPYHYGSYSFTVQWDINALCDKALLQEDEYTITLLEKQDYLQGLHPRDARMIQTLWSKYRKKSRNELLRELYEQYPYYASRSKLLNDVLGKEAQQRIEQYRHVEQRTVLFTIGYEGRSLEHYLNILIRNGINLLVDVRNNPVSMKPGFSKRQLERICKHVDIEYRHFPEVGIIPALRKGLKAQDDYDDLFAAYRRTILPTTLPTQREILYLLQQYRRIALTCFEAESQRCHRRHLAEAISKLPGFTYDVEHL
- a CDS encoding alkaline phosphatase family protein, with protein sequence MLLEESTAAIAAAFQGPDQVRPLYDSYGFAQIPSTIAHLLTGAATEPPPIPVSHTFPSRPATVVLLMLDSFGWHFFSRYLEQISFLRRFLTDGQICQLTTAFPSSTAVHVTLLHTGLAADQSGIYEWHIFDPHLQAVIGSLLFSPYFERQADGLVAYGVDPSQVYPAASFYRQLKMAAVDSVVLLPTVLAHSVYTRTLCHGALVVPFQHIADAAGRLHTLFERQVNPTFYHVYIDAVDVAMHRYGPESAQVHAEIVTTLDQLEQHLLPVLKSAPKPAVLFVTADHGQVAVDPQQVIMLNRLWPDLERFFRQGGDRRPLPPSGSPRVTVLHVQPAVVGEVQINLQRLLGERATVVTGAELMAAGYFGPKPGERLASRLGELVILPAPGEAVIWEYPHSRSFEYRGLHGGLTSIEMLTELAWLVV
- a CDS encoding Rcas_1661 family thioredoxin-like (seleno)lipoprotein, giving the protein MIRSFFWLFILLILVACTSSVPTTESPSPLRTTTPSPSAAIIVEPTSTTASTITPTSPVAVAATPTPIPAVTYRGALVGRDANGAFTLGDPAAPLTLIDYSDFLUTACRRHVLTVEPILIERYVVTGKILYIFRPVLNHGVASLVTTAAAFCAGEQDAFWPMHELLFARQSEVAATRDTDLPNLMSRYAAELGLTVTTFTTCLEGGATQQLAENLDAEQRQRGIRVQPVFEIGEIRLIGLQPFERFAEIIERQP
- a CDS encoding MFS transporter codes for the protein MRSIQARATMRRSAMFRALRHRNYRLFFYGQLISLTGTWMQSVAQGWLVLRLTDSPFLLGLVAAANSLPVLLFSLFAGTIADRFPKRRILLITQSTAMLLAATLAGLTLSGTVHITHVLILALLLGIVNAFDAPARQAFTVEMVGREDLLNAIALNSSIFNGARTIGPAVAGIVVAWIGEGPAFLFNALSFGAVLTSLSLMHLDTQRSTAARHGNTVRAGLHYIIHEPNIRALLLRAGAVSFFYFVHIPLLPVFARDVLHIGAAGLGWLSASSGCGSLLAALILAQLGDNSPRGKLLTVAALLYAPLLISFTQTRIVPLALLLIGLCGWAGVTTMALTNTLIQLIVPDDLRGRVMSVFTLSLMGVSPLGGMLAGSVAELVGNVPMVVAGSAFIGWLLVLSVEWHAPQLRQL
- a CDS encoding MarR family winged helix-turn-helix transcriptional regulator, with translation MPEISNCDSPQIEAYRLFLKLHRRFQELNREEFRPYDLSTPQYAILFYATEEGVPLSYICNEMLADNSNLTRLVDRLERRGLVRRATDPRDRRVTLVQLTPAGKALIDELRPRHRRLVEQRLSYLSAEELAAFHRAMQHLYEALLTHQDQENTD